A section of the Oryza sativa Japonica Group chromosome 1, ASM3414082v1 genome encodes:
- the LOC4327035 gene encoding receptor-like serine/threonine-protein kinase SD1-8: MSTRAPRSLLPLLFVAAAVAFFSRAATAADVIGQAGFITGNQTLVSSGGVFELGFFVPNGATDGRTYLGIWYASIPGQTVVWVANRQDPVVNVPAVARLSADGRLVIADAKNTTVWSSPAPARNVTAAGATARLQDDGNLVVSSGSPGSVAWQSFDYPTDTLLPGMKLGVDVKNGITRNMTSWTSSSDPSPGSYTFKLVPGGLPEFFLFRGPAMIYGSGPWNGAELTGVPDLKSQDFAFTVVSSPDETYYSYSILNPSLLSRFVADATAGQVQRFVWINGAWSSFWYYPTDPCDGYAKCGAFGYCDTSTPTLCSCLPGFQPRSPQQWGLRDASGGCVLTANLTCDGAGDGFWTVNRMKLPAATNATVYAGMTLDQCRQVCLGNCSCRAYAAANASGGVSRGCVIWAVDLLDMRQYSGVVQDVYIRLAQSEVDALNAAANSEHPSNSAVIAVVVATISGVLLLGAVGGWWFWRNRVRTRRNETAAAAAGGGDDVLPFRVRNQQHPASSVKRDQRLDVKRECDEKDLDLPLLDLKAIVAATDDFAASNKIGEGGFGPVYMGKLEDGQEVAVKRLSRRSVQGVVEFKNEVKLIAKLQHRNLVRLLGCCIDDDERMLVYEYMHNQSLDTFIFDEGKRKLLRWSKRFEIIVGVARGLLYLHEDSRFRIIHRDLKASNVLLDRNMVPKISDFGIARMFGGDQTTAYTRKVIGTYGYMSPEYAMDGVFSMKSDVYSFGVLVLEIVTGRRNRGFYEAELDLNLLRYSWLLWKEGRSVDLLDQLLGGSFDYSEVLRCIQVALLCVEVQPRNRPLMSSVVMMLASENATLPEPNEPGVNIGRHASDTESSETLTVNGVTITAIECR, translated from the exons ATGTCGACACGTGCGCCGCGCTCTCTCCTCCCGCTgctcttcgtcgccgccgccgttgccttcTTCTCACgcgccgctaccgccgccgacgtcatcgGCCAGGCCGGGTTCATCACCGGCAACCAGACGCTCGTCTCGTCCGGTGGCGTCTTTGAGCTCGGTTTCTTCGTCCCGAATGGCGCCACCGACGGCAGGACGTATCTCGGCATTTGGTACGCCAGCATCCCCGGCCAGACCGTCGTGTGGGTCGCCAACCGGCAGGACCCTGTCGTCAACGTCCCCGCCGTCGCCAGGCTGTCCGCCGACGGCCGCCTTGTCATCGCCGACGCGAAGAACACCACCGTGTGGTCGTCCCCGGCTCCGGCGAGGAACGtaaccgccgccggcgccaccgctcgGCTCCAGGACGACGGCAACCTCGTCGTGAGCTCCGGGTCTCCCGGAAGCGTGGCGTGGCAGAGCTTCGACTACCCGACGGACACCCTGCTCCCGGGGATGAAGCTCGGGGTGGACGTCAAGAACGGCATCACCAGGAACATGACGTCGTGGACGAGCTCGTCCGACCCCTCGCCGGGGTCGTACACGTTCAAGCTCGTTCCCGGCGGCCTGCCGGAGTTCTTCCTCTTCCGCGGCCCGGCGATGATCTACGGGAGCGGGCCGTGGAACGGCGCGGAGCTCACGGGCGTGCCGGACCTCAAGTCCCAGGACTTCGCCTTCACGGTGGTCTCGAGCCCCGACGAGACGTACTACAGCTACTCCATCCTCAACCCGTCGCTGCTCTCCCGGTTCGTGgccgacgcgacggcggggcAGGTGCAGCGCTTCGTGTGGATCAACGGCGCGTGGAGCAGCTTCTGGTACTACCCGACCGACCCGTGCGACGGCTACGCCAAGTGCGGGGCGTTCGGCTACTGCGACACCAGCACGCCCACGCTGTGCAGCTGCCTGCCGGGGTTCCAGCCGCGGTCGCCGCAGCAGTGGGGCCTCCGGGACGCGTCGGGCGGGTGCGTCTTGACGGCCAACCTCAcctgcgacggcgccggcgacgggttCTGGACGGTGAACAGGATgaagctgccggcggcgacgaacgcGACGGTGTACGCCGGCATGACGCTGGACCAGTGCAGGCAGGTGTGCCTGGGCAACTGCAGCTGCAGGGCGTACGCCGCGGCGAACGCAAGCGGCGGGGTCAGCCGCGGGTGCGTCATCTGGGCCGTCGATCTGCTGGACATGAGGCAGTACTCCGGGGTCGTGCAGGATGTCTACATCCGGCTCGCGCAGTCCGAGGTAGACGCCTTGAACGCCGCAG CTAACAGCGAGCATCCGAGCAACAGCGCGgtgatcgccgtcgtcgtcgcgacCATTTCCGGTGTTCTCCTGCTTGGAGCAGTTGGCGGCTGGTGGTTTTGGAGGAACAGGGTGAGGACGAGGAGGaacgagacggcggcggcggcggccggcggtggagatgACGTGCTCCCGTTCAGGGTCAGGAACCAGCAGCACCCTGCCTCGAGCGTGAAACGGGATCAACGGCTGGATGTGAAGAGGGAGTGTGACGAAAAAGATCTCGACCTTCCGTTGCTTGATCTGAAGGCGATCGTTGCCGCCACGGACGACTTCGCCGCGAGCAACAAGATCGGGGAAGGCGGATTCGGACCGGTTTACATG GGGAAGCTGGAGGATGGGCAAGAAGTAGCTGTGAAGAGGTTATCTAGAAGATCAGTACAAGGGGTTGTGGAGTTCAAGAATGAGGTCAAACTGATAGCCAAGCTTCAGCACAGGAACCTTGTCAGGCTATTGGGCTGCTGCATCGATGACGATGAGAGGATGCTTGTTTACGAGTACATGCACAACCAGAGCCTAGACACTTTCATATTTG ATGAAGGAAAACGTAAGCTGCTAAGATGGAGCAAACGGTTTGAGATCATTGTCGGGGTTGCACGGGGTCTGCTCTACCTCCACGAAGATTCAAGGTTTAGAATCATCCACAGGGATTTGAAGGCAAGCAACGTGTTGCTAGACAGAAACATGGTGCCCAAGATCTCAGACTTTGGGATTGCAAGGATGTTTGGAGGTGATCAGACCACTGCATACACTAGAAAGGTCATCGGAACATA TGGCTACATGTCCCCGGAGTATGCAATGGACGGCGTGTTCTCCATGAAATCCGATGTCTATAGCTTTGGTGTCCTAGTGCTAGAGATCGTCACTGGCAGACGGAACCGAGGATTCTACGAAGCCGAGCTCGATCTCAACCTCCTCAGATAC TCATGGTTGCTGTGGAAAGAAGGCAGGAGCGTTGATTTACTGGACCAGCTGTTGGGCGGCAGCTTCGACTACAGCGAGGTGTTGAGATGCATCCAGGTTGCTCTCCTGTGTGTTGAAGTGCAACCTAGAAACAGACCGTTGATGTCTTCGGTCGTTATGATGCTAGCCAGTGAGAATGCTACATTGCCGGAACCAAATGAGCCTGGAGTAAACATTGGGAGGCACGCGTCAGACACGGAGTCATCCGAAACCCTTACCGTCAATGGTGTGACTATAACTGCAATAGAGTGTAGATAG
- the LOC4327037 gene encoding uncharacterized protein, giving the protein MEEAGREKDRSVVVVVEDLGTATKDTVNPSAKSTRRYPLLSWTTILALIALVGVYIFSVSLKQNGMLLGLKQTDMIEKEREKLCQDPSIPVTEIPYVHYPTPDTYSRKECACTPVRFFAILSMQRSGSGWIETLLNSHENISSNGEIFSIKERRSNITSITKTLDKLYNLDWLSSAAKNECTAAVGLKWMLNQGLVQHHEEVVEYFNRRGVSAIFLLRRNTLQRYVSVLANAHDSKAKQINGTHKSHVHSEREAQILAQFKPEIDTKKLIADLKKSDKLAADALLYFKKTRHIILYYEDVVSNDTKLMDVLDFLRLPKRKLSSRHVKIHTKLLRDHIDNWAEVNSTLMGTQYESFLNG; this is encoded by the exons ATGGAGGAGGCAGGAAGAGAGAAGGATaggtcggtggtggtggtggtagaggATTTGGGCACAGCCACTAAG GATACAGTCAACCCAAGCGCGAAGTCTACAAGGAGGTACCCTCTCCTGTCATGGACAACTATATTGGCCTTGATCGCGCTTGTCGGAGTATACATTTTCTCAGTGTCTTTGAAGCAAAATGGGATGCTTCTTGGTCTTAAGCAGACAGacatgatagaaaaagaaagggaaaaactTTGCCAGGACCCCAGCATTCCGGTGACTGAGATCCCTTATGTGCATTATCCCACACCTGATACTTACAGTAG GAAAGAATGTGCATGCACACCAGTTAGATTCTTCGCTATCTTGTCGATGCAGAGGTCAGGAAGTGGGTGGATTGAAACATTATTGAATAGCCATGAGAACATTAGCTCCAATGGAGAGATTTTCTCTATCAAGGAAAGGCGTAGTAATATCACTTCGATCACAAAAACATTGGATAAATTGTACAATCTGGACTGGCTCAGCAGTGCTGCTAAAAATGAATGTACTGCAGCAGTGGGGTTGAAATGGATGCTGAATCAG GGTCTAGTGCAACATCATGAAGAGGTAGTTGAATACTTCAACCGAAGAGGCGTGTCTGCAATCTTCCTTTTAAGAAGAAATACTCTCCAGCGTTATGTCTCTGTATTAGCAAATGCTCATGATAGTAAGGCAAAGCAGATAAATGGAACTCATAAATCTCATGTGCACTCTGAACGCGAG GCTCAAATTCTTGCTCAATTTAAGCCAGAAATAGACACAAAGAAGTTGATCGCCGATCTTAAGAAATCCGATAAGTTGGCCGCTGATGCTTTACTGTACTTCAAAAAGACACGCCATATTATTCTGTATTATGAGGATGTTGTCAGCAATGATACT aagctcatggatgtcctggattTTCTGAGATTGCCTAAGAGAAAGCTGTCCAGTAGGCATGTGAAAATCCATACCAAACTTTTGCGTGATCATATAGATAACTGGGCTGAAGTTAATAGTACTTTGATGGGAACACAGTACGAGAGTTTCCTGAATGGCTGA
- the LOC4327038 gene encoding receptor-like serine/threonine-protein kinase SD1-8 produces MASSSPLCCYLLLFVVVVVLTGSCRARDTVVPGRPLAANETLVSGGDANFVLGFFTPPGANSTYVGVWYNKVSVRTVVWVANREDPLPGDVADNPDATLSVSPTGTLAIVAGNSTVVWSVTPAAKLASPTARIMDSGNLVIADGAGGGVAWQGFDYPTDTLLPEMRLGVDYVKGRNRTLTAWKSPSDPSPGPVVMAMDTSGDPQVFIWNGAEKVWRSGPWDGVQFTGVPDTVTYSGFTFSFINNAKEVTYSFQVHNVSIISRLGLNSTGSYGLLQRSTWVEAAGTWNLYWYAPKDQCDEVSPCGANGVCDTNNLPVCSCLRGFTPKSPEAWALRDGRAGCVRSTPLDCQNGTDGFVAVEHAKVPDTERSVVDLGLSLEQCRKACLMNCSCTAYASANVSGGGRGHGAGTGCVMWTTGLTDLRVYPEFGQDLFVRLAAADLGLTSKSNKARVIIAIVVSISSVTFLSVLAGFLVWTRKKKRARKTGSSKWSGGSRSTGRRYEGSSHHDDDLELPIFDLGTIAAATDGFSINNKLGEGGFGPVYKGKLEDGQEIAVKTLSKTSVQGLDEFKNEVMLIAKLQHRNLVRLLGFSISGQERILVYEYMANKSLDYFLFEKSNSVLLDWQARYRIIEGITRGLLYLHQDSRYRIIHRDLKASNVLLDKEMTPKISDFGMARMFGSEETEINTRKVVGTYGYMSPEYAMDGVFSVKSDVFSFGVLLLEIISGRRNRGVYSYSNHLNLLGHAWSLWNEGKSLELADETMNGSFDSDEVLKCIRVGLLCVQENPDDRPLMSQVLLMLATTDATTLPTPKQPGFAARRILMETDTSSSKPDCSIFDSATVTILEGR; encoded by the exons atggcctcctcctccccgctcTGCTGCTACCTGCtgctcttcgtcgtcgtcgtggtgctCACGGGCAGCTGCCGTGCCAGGGACACAGTCGTGCCCGGCCGCCCGCTCGCCGCGAACGAGACGCTGGTCTCGGGCGGCGACGCCAACTTCGTGCTCGGCTTCTTCACCCCGCCGGGCGCCAACAGCACCTACGTCGGCGTCTGGTACAACAAGGTCTCGGTCCGCACCGTCGTCTGGGTCGCCAACCGCGAGGACCCGCTCCCCGGCGACGTCGCGGACAACCCCGACGCCACGCTCTCCGTGTCGCCCACGGGCACGCTCGCCATTGTAGCGGGGAACTCGACCGTTGTGTGGTCGGTCACGCCGGCGGCCAAGCTGGCGAGCCCCACGGCCCGGATCATGGACAGCGGAAACCTGGTGATCGCGGACGGCgctggcggtggcgtggcgtggcagGGGTTCGACTACCCGACCGACACGCTGCTCCCGGAGATGAGGCTGGGCGTCGACTACGTGAAGGGGAGGAACAGGACGCTGACGGCGTGGAAGAGCCCCTCCGACCCCTCGCCGGGCCCCGTCGTGATGGCCATGGACACGTCCGGCGACCCCCAGGTGTTCATCTGGAACGGCGCCGAGAAGGTCTGGCGCTCCGGCCCCTGGGACGGCGTCCAGTTCACCGGCGTCCCGGACACCGTCACCTACTCCGGCTTCACCTTCAGCTTCATCAACAACGCCAAGGAAGTCACGTACAGCTTCCAG GTGCACAACGTGTCgatcatatcgaggctggggcTGAACAGCACGGGGAGCTACGGGCTGCTGCAGCGGTCGACgtgggtggaggcggcggggacgTGGAACCTGTACTGGTACGCGCCCAAGGACCAGTGCGACGAGGTGTCCCCGTGCGGGGCCAACGGCGTGTGCGACACAAACAACCTGCCCGTCTGCTCCTGCCTCCGCGGCTTCACGCCCAAGTCGCCCGAGGCGTGGGCGCTGCGTGACGGCCGCGCGGGGTGCGTGCGGTCGACGCCGCTCGACTGCCAGAACGGCACCGACGGGTTCGTCGCCGTGGAGCACGCCAAGGTGCCCGACACGGAGCGGAGCGTCGTGGACCTGGGCCTCAGCCTGGAGCAGTGCCGGAAGGCGTGCCTCATGAACTGCTCCTGCACGGCGTACGCGAGCGCCAACGTgagcggtggcggccgcggccacgGCGCCGGCACCGGCTGCGTCATGTGGACGACCGGGCTCACCGACCTGCGCGTGTACCCGGAGTTCGGCCAGGACCTCTtcgtccgcctcgccgccgcagaTCTCG GTTTAACAAGCAAATCTAACAAGGCACGTGTAATAATCGCCATCGTTGTCAGCATCTCATCGGTGACGTTTCTGTCAGTTCTCGCTGGTTTTCTCGTCTGgacaagaaagaagaagagagcaAGAAAAACCG GATCAAGCAAATGGAGCGGTGGTTCCCGCAGTACTGGTCGCCGCTATGAAGGAAGCAGTCATCACGATGATGATCTGGAACTTCCAATCTTTGATCTGGGGACAATTGCAGCTGCTACTGATGGTTTCTCAATCAACAACAAGCTCGGTGAGGGTGGCTTCGGACCAGTATACAAG GGTAAGCTCGAGGATGGACAAGAAATAGCAGTTAAAACGTTGTCCAAAACATCCGTACAGGGTCTCGACGAATTCAAGAATGAGGTAATGTTGATAGCTAAACTTCAGCATAGGAATCTTGTTCGGCTTCTCGGCTTCAGCATTAGTGGACAAGAAAGGATACTTGTGTACGAATACATGGCAAACAAGAGCCTAGACTACTTTCTGTTCG AAAAATCCAACAGTGTCCTGCTTGACTGGCAAGCGCGATACCGTATAATAGAAGGCATTACTAGAGGTTTACTATATCTTCACCAGGATTCAAGATACAGAATCATCCACAGAGACCTGAAGGCAAGTAATGTTCTTCTTGACAAGGAGATGACTCCCAAAATTTCTGACTTTGGCATGGCAAGAATGTTTGGAAGTGAAGAGACAGAAATCAATACCAGAAAAGTGGTCGGCACATA TGGCTATATGTCTCCAGAATATGCAATGGACGGAGTCTTTTCTGTCAAATCAGATGTATTTAGTTTTGGAGTTTTACTACTGGAAATAATTAGTGGCAGGAGGAACAGAGGGGTTTATTCATATTCAAACCACCTAAATCTTCTGGGACAT GCATGGAGCTTATGGAATGAAGGAAAAAGCTTGGAGTTAGCAGATGAAACAATGAATGGCTCGTTCGACTCAGATGAAGTACTCAAATGCATCAGAGTGGGACTCCTATGTGTGCAAGAGAACCCAGATGACCGTCCATTGATGTCTCAGGTGCTTCTGATGTTAGCTACGACAGATGCTACCACATTGCCAACTCCTAAACAGCCTGGCTTTGCAGCTAGAAGAATTCTAATGGAAACAGACACATCATCAAGCAAGCCAGACTGCAGCATATTCGACAGTGCAACAGTTACTATACTTGAAGGTCGATAG
- the LOC4327039 gene encoding NAD(P)H dehydrogenase (quinone) FQR1 — MAVKVYVVYYSMYGHVAKLAEEIKKGASSIEGVEAKIWQVPETLHEEVLGKMGAPPKPDVPTITPQELTEADGILFGFPTRFGMMAAQMKAFFDATGGLWSEQSLAGKPAGIFFSTGTQGGGQETTPLTAITQLTHHGMVFVPVGYTFGAKMFNMGEVQGGSPYGAGTFAADGSRWPTEMELEHAFHQGKYFAGIAKKLKGSA; from the exons ATGGCGGTGAAGGTCTATGTCGT GTACTACTCTATGTATGGACATGTTGCTAAACTAGCTGAAGAGATCAAGAAGGGTGCTTCATCTATTGAAGGTGTTGAGGCTAAAATATGGCAG GTTCCTGAAACTCTCCATGAGGAAGTACTTGGAAAGATGGGCGCGCCTCCTAAGCCAGATGTGCCAACGATCACACCACAAGAACTTACTGAGGCTGATGGAATCCTGTTTGGGTTCCCTACAAGGTTTGGCATGATGGCTGCGCAGATGAAAGCATTCTTTGATGCAACCGGTGGCCTGTGGAGTGAGCAGAGCCTTGCAGGCAAGCCCGCCGGCATCTTCTTCAGCACTGGTACCCAGGGCGGTGGTCAGGAGACTACACC GTTGACAGCAATAACTCAGTTGACTCACCACGGCATGGTGTTCGTCCCGGTCGGGTACACCTTCGGTGCCAAGATGTTTAACATGGGAGAAGTTCAGGGGGGCAGCCCGTACGGCGCCGGCACCTTTGCCGCCGACGGCTCGAGGTGGCCGACGGAAATGGAGCTGGAGCACGCCTTCCACCAGGGGAAGTACTTCGCAGGCATCGCGAAGAAGCTCAAGGGGTCCGCTTGA